The genomic window GGAACTCCGCCGGCCAGGCCGCGCTGTTCTTCTCGCGGCACGCGAGGTCGGTGACCATGCTCGTGCGCGGGGAGTCGCTCGAGGCGAGCATGTCGAGGTACCTCATCGACCAGCTCGAGGCGCACGAGGACATCCGGATCGAGACCCGCAGCGAGGTCGTCGGACTCCACGGCGTCGACGGACTCGACGCGATCGACGTCGCCGATCGCCGCACCGGGACGACGCTGCGTCGCGACTGCGACGTGGTCTTCGTGATGATCGGCGCCGACGCGGTGACCGGATGGATGCCGGCCGAGATCGCCCGCGATGATCGCGGATACGTGCTCACGGGCGCGGATGCCGCGTCGAGCGGCTCGTGGACGCAGGAGCGCCCGCCGTTCGCCCTGGAGACGAGCGTGCCGGGCGTGTTCGCGGTGGGCGACGTGCGATCGGGCTCGGTGAAGCGCGTCGCCGCCGGGGTCGGCGAGGGCGGCATGGCGATCGCGTTCGTGCACCGGTACCTGGCCCTGCCGCGCGAGGACGCCCGAGCCTAGGCCTCCGGCATCTCGAGGTGCGCGCGGGGCGTGAGCATGGCGTACGATTGGAATACGCTTTCCTGCGGCGCGGCCTGCCGCGGGCTGCCGATCCCACGGGAGTCCGACCCCACCGACGAGAGGAACCCGCGTGCTCTACGGCGCCGACTACAACCCCGAGCAATGGCCCGAGGAGATCTGGCCCGACGACGTCGCCCGCATGCGCGAAGCCGGCGTCACGATGGTCAGCCTCGGCATCTTCTCGTGGGCGCGCATCCAGCCGCGCGAGGGCGAGTTCGACTTCGGCTGGCTCGACCGGGTGATCGACCTCCTCCACGCCGGCGGCATCGCCGTCGACCTCGCGACCGCCACCGCGTCGCCCCCGCCGTGGGCGAGCGCCGCCTACCCCGAACTGCTGCCGCGCGACGCCGACGGCTCCGTCTTCTGGCCCGGCTCCCGGCAGGCCTACGCGCCGTCGTCGCCGGTCTACCGGCGGCTCGCGGGCGAGCTGGTCACGGCGATCGCCGAGCGCTATGCGGGGCATCCGGCGGTCGTGATGTGGCACGTCAACAACGAGTACGGATGCCACCTCCACGCCGACTACTCGGATGCCGCGCGCGACGCATTCCGCCGCTGGCTCGCCGATCGGTACGACGACATCGGCGCGCTCAACGCGGCGTGGGGCACCGACTTCTGGTCGCAGCGCTACGGCTCGTTCGACGAGATCCTGCCGCCGCGCAAGGCGCCGTACAGCCGCAATCCGGGCCAGGTGCTCGACTTCAAGCGGTTCACGAACGACATGCTCCTGGAGTGCTACCTGATGGAGCGCGACCTGATCCGCGCCGCCGGGGCGACCCAGCCGATCACCACGAACTTCATGGGGGCGTTCGAGCCGGCCGACTACCGGAAATGGGCCGAGCACGTCGACGTCGTCAGCGACGACTGCTACCCGGACCCGAATGACCCGGAGTCGTTCCGGACTGCGGCGTTCTCGCGCGACCTCATGCGGTCGTTGAAGCCGGGCGTGCCGTGGCTGCTGATGGAGCAGTCGACGAACGCCCTGAACTGGCGCCCGACGAACGCGCCGAAGGCGCCGGGCCAGATGGCGGCGCTGAGTGCCCAGGCGGTCGGGCGCGGGGCCGACGGCATCCTGTTCTTCCAGTGGCGGCAGTCGCG from Agromyces sp. LHK192 includes these protein-coding regions:
- a CDS encoding beta-galactosidase, which codes for MLYGADYNPEQWPEEIWPDDVARMREAGVTMVSLGIFSWARIQPREGEFDFGWLDRVIDLLHAGGIAVDLATATASPPPWASAAYPELLPRDADGSVFWPGSRQAYAPSSPVYRRLAGELVTAIAERYAGHPAVVMWHVNNEYGCHLHADYSDAARDAFRRWLADRYDDIGALNAAWGTDFWSQRYGSFDEILPPRKAPYSRNPGQVLDFKRFTNDMLLECYLMERDLIRAAGATQPITTNFMGAFEPADYRKWAEHVDVVSDDCYPDPNDPESFRTAAFSRDLMRSLKPGVPWLLMEQSTNALNWRPTNAPKAPGQMAALSAQAVGRGADGILFFQWRQSRAGAEKFHSAMLPHAGTDTRTWREVVDLGARLAALPGLPAPQPADARVAIVYDWENRWAAEGSDHPQNALDVTAVVQRWHRALHRRHVQVDLIPAERAGEYDLVIAPLLYLLRESDAAALTAFVDAGGHLVTGPFTDVVDEHDRFREGGFTTQLRGILGVDVEDFGALVAPDAPAAEPGERVAPFAGPFGDATGTLLAEELRVTDASIEASFTGGRLTGRPALTLREHGAGSARYLATIPDEAGTQALVDHLLTATGVEPVAVRLPEQVEAMRRGDVVTVVNHATGDVAVNLVGTDAATGAPVDGLTLAPYGWAMVRK